Part of the Terriglobales bacterium genome is shown below.
GCTCGTGCCCGGCGGCGCGGGTTGACCGCCCACGCGATCCCGATACTCAGCACATACAACACGATCAGCGGCGCGGCGAAGATGGTCATGTTCACCACGTCAGTGGTCGGCGTCAGGATGGCGGCCACCGTGAACGCGCCCAGGATCGCATAGCGGAAGTTCCGCCACAGAAAACCGGCGTCCACCACGCCCATCAGCGCCAGGAAGAAGATCACCACCGGCAGCTCGAACACCAACCCCAGCCCGAGGATCACCGTGAGGAACAGGTCGGTGTATTCGCCGATCGTGACCATCGGGCGGAACTGTTCCCCGTACCCGATCAGGAAATCGAGCGCCGCCGGATAAACAATCTTGTAGCCGAACAAACCGCCCGCCAGGAACAAGCCCACCGTGCATCCGAGGAAGGGCAGCACGTACTTCTTTTCGTGCCGGTACAAGCCGGGGGCGACGAACGCCCACACCTGGTAGAGCACGAAGGGAGCGGAGATGAACACGCCCGCCAGCAACCCAACCTTCAAGTAAATGTTGAAGGGCTCGGTGGGACTCAGGTAGACCAGCTTGTCTTCCAGCTTGTGCGCCCGCAGCGCCTCGATGATGGGCTGCTGCATCAGTCCGAAGATGCGGTCGGCATACGACCACGCCGCCAGGAACCCCACCGCGATACCGATGATGGAATAGATGATCCGCCGGCGCAGCTCTTCCAGGTGCTCCAGGAAGCTCATGGCGGCGATTGGCTCAGCCGCCTCCGCCTGCGCGCCTTCACGTCCGGCCGCGTCCATGGCCGCTTCAGGCATTGGTCCTGGTCTCGGTTTCGGCGCCGGGCCCGCTTCCCGCGCTCGGTTCGCTGCCGCCTTCCGCGCCAGTCCCCGCGCCGATCTGCGACGATTCCGCCTCCGACCGCGCCGCCACCGTCCCTTCCGGCGCACGGATCTGTTTCTTCCGCTCCTCTTCGATCTCCAGTTGCCGCACCTCGTCCTCGAGCTGGTGCTTGAAGTCGTTGGAGGCGCGCTTGAACTCCGCCAGCCCCCGCCCGATCTGCCGCCCGATCTCCGGCAACTTCTTCGGCCCGAAGATCAACAGGGCCAGCAGGATGAGAAACATCATCTCCGGAAAGCCCAGGTTCATAGGGAGATGATAGCAGCGGTGGACACCCAGGTGGCGTGGAGGTGCGGGACGGATGGTCCACGTCTGCTAGTTCCTCATCCTCGAAGGTGCCCCACGTTCGCGCCATGCTCTTCGGCGCAAACGTGGGTTTACACTCCTTGCGGGTGAAGACCTCGAGCGGCAAGCTCTACTGGCGGGGCATGGGCGTGGACACGCTGGCCGAATCCAACCTCAGCGGCAGCATGACCGACGAGTTCGTCTACTTCGCCGGCCGCAAGGTAGCGCGGCGGCTTTCCACGGGCGACGTGCACTACTATTTCGCCGACCACCTGGGCTCGACCCGGGTGCTGACCTCGACCGGCAGCTACGTCGAGGACCTGGACTTCTACCCCTTTGGCGGCCTGCGCAGCTATTACTCGAGCGGCAGCAAGTACAAGTTCACCGGCTACGAGCGCGACTCAGAATCGAACCTGGACTACGCCATCTTCCGCCACTACGGCTCGACCCTGGGCCGCTTCTACCAGCCCGACCCGCTGGCCGGCAGCGTGGCCAATCCCCAGTCGCTCAATCGCTATGCCTATGTGTTGAATGACCCCAGCAACTTGGTTGATCCACTGGGCTTGGAATGGACATGCACAGACGTGACCATCGACGGGACGCCCACGGGGCAGAAGAACTGCGTTTGGCACGACGACATCCCCACGGATGGTCCAATAGCCGAGGGCGTAGAGAACGATGCAATCGGCAATGGCCCAGGCTCAGCCTGGTGCCCGGTCGGCATTGGCCTTGGGATGTTTTTGGTTCCCTGCGGCGGCCGTCCAGCACCTCAGCAGCCCAGAGAACCTGAAAAGCCCAAGAAGCCGGTCCCCTATGACAAAGCTTGTCCCGGTTCCAGTGCCGTCGCGAGTTTCAGTCTTGGGGGTAATATTCTTGCCGGTGCCAATGTCAACATAACTCTAGGGATAAACTCGACAGGCCTGACGCTCTCGACACGGGCCGCTGTTCTAGGGAATGGAATCTCGAACGGAAATCGCCGATGGGTGAATCCGGTCCGTTTTACATTTTGGGCAAGCACTTCGGAATGCGGGGCCCTCGTAGCCACAGCTACATTGAATGTAGAAGTCACGCCGCACAACTAGCCCTGTCCCACTTTACTTCCTCTCCCCTGCACCCCTCCCGCCTTTCCCTGCGTCTAAATAGCTGTAACGTCCCGGGTACCAAAACGTTCCGGGCCCTGCGCGGCCCCGCTTGAACGCCGTGCTATACTCGGATCAAATGACGGTGTGGCGCGCCCCCGAGGAGTTTGCGCGCCCCGGAGGTCGCTGTCACGATGGCTGGTCGTTCCCGCCGCTCTGCTCTGCTCGTTCTTCTGGTCATCCTCGCCTGCGGTTCCCTGGGCGTGTTGTTCGGCCAGCGCATCAGCCCCACTCCCGCTTCCGGCTCGGAGATCGAGGATCAGGTCCGCGTCTTCGCCGACGTCTATCGCGTGGTCGAAGATAACTACGCCGACCCGGTCAACGCCGACAAGGCCATCTACAACGGCGCCATCCCCGGCATGCTGCGCGTGCTCGATCCGCATTCCAACTTCTTCGATCCCAAGTCCTACTCCCTGCTGCGCGAAGATCAGCGCGGCAAGTATTACGGCGTAGGCATGCAGGTGGGACCGCGCAACAACAAGGTCATCGTGATCGCCCCCTTCGTGGGCACGCCCGCCTACCGCGCCGGCATCCGCCCCGGGGATATCATCGCCGCCGTGGACGGCAAGCCCACCGACAACCTCTCCACCGGCGAAGTCGCCGATTTGCTCAAGGGCCCCAAGGGCACCCCGGTGCGCATCACCATCCTGCGCGAGGGCACCGACGGTCCGCTTGAGTTCACCGTGGTGCGCGACGAGATCCCGCGCGACTCCGTGGACGTCCACTTCGAGCTCTCGCCCGGCGTCGGCTACCTGCACATCTCCAGCTTCAATGAGACCACCGAGCAGGAAGTCGCCGAAGCCCTGGAGCAGTTCGGCGAGCTGAAGGGACTGGTCCTCGATCTGCGCCAGAACCCCGGCGGCCTGTTGAGTGAAGCCGTCGCCGTGGCCGATAACTTCCTGCGCAAGGGCGCCATCATCGTGCGCCACTCCGGCCGCGCTTCGCAGGAGAAGGTCTATCGCGCCCGCGAGGGCAACAACGGCCGCGAGTATCCCCTGGTCGTGCTGGTCAACCGGGGCACCGCCTCCGCCGCCGAGATTCTGGCGGGCGCCATCCAGGACCACGACCGCGGCCTGGTCGTCGGCGAAACCACCTTCGGCAAGGGCCTGGTCCAGACCGTCTACCCGCTTTCGGAAAACACCGGCCTCGCCCTGACCACGGCCAAGTACTTCACGCCCAGCGGCCGCCTCATCCAGCGCGAATACGCCGGCGTTAGCCTTTATGACTACTATACTAATAACGGAAATGGTAACAATGGCGGGCAGCGCGAAGTGCGCATGACCGACAGCGGCCGGCCGGTGTACGGCGGCGGCGGCATCAGCCCGGACGTCAAGCTGGAATCTGCGCGCACCAACCGCTTCCAGGATTCGCTGTTGCAACGCTACGCCTTCTTCAACTTCGCCAAGCGCTACCTGCTGCATCGCCACGTGGACCGCAGCTTCAAGGTGGATGACGTCGTGCTGATCGAGTTCCGCAAGTTTCTCGACGACGAGAAGATCCCCTACACCGAAGCGGAACTGCTGGAAGTGGACGATTGGCTGCGCTCCAACATCAAGGCAGAGATCTTCATTGCGGAGTTCGGCCAGCAGGAAGGCCTGCGGGTGCGAGCGGAGACCGATCCCCAGGTGCGCAAAGCGGTGGAGCTACTGCCCCAGGCCAGGGAACTGGCGGAGAATGCACGCAAGATCCTCGCCGAACGCAACCAGTCGCAAACCATCCCGCGCTAGGGCGGCTTACGACCCCGCAAAAGGCCCGCAGCCGGCGGTCTTTTTTCATGGGAGGAGAGGAGACGCGTCTACGGGCACGGCCGCCCGGTGGCCGGGCGGTTGTAGTTGAGCTGGGCCTCGCGCTGGTTCGTGTATCTTCCCGGATGCAGGTTGCCGTAGTCCCGATCATCCTTGCAGTAATAGAGGCCGGATTTCATGTGCACCCAGACCTGCGCGTTGGGGTTGCCGGCAGTGAGCTGCCGTTGCAGCAGGTCGGGTTCTTTCTTGAAGTACCAACTGGCCAGGATCAAGGCCAGGGCAACGCCCAAAACCACGGCGCCGATCTGCGAAGCGAGATTCGCGCGCGAATTGTACTGCTTCTTGATTTCTTTCTCTTTCTCCTGCTGGTCCTTCATGTAGGCTTCGATCTGTTCGCGCCAGTCGCCGGCGATCTTGGCGGCGGCTTCCTCGGCCTGGCTGTCGCTCAGTTGCTGGCACTGCTCGAGCTGGGCGGCCACGCCGGTCTGATTGCCGCTGGCTTCCACGCGCACCACCTTCCCGGAGAACAGCAGGCGGCGCACACTGTCGGTGCTGAGCTCGGCCGGACGTTCCAGGATGAATTCGATAAAGGCTTCGGCGGGCACTTCGGAGCCGGTCAGGAAGTAGACGCCTTTCTCGTTGATGTCGCGGATCATGCCGGCGGCCGTGCCGCTCTGCTCGCCGCTGCTCCAGCGAACCTTGATCGGCAGGTTGAGCTGATACCGGTGCAGCCTCCGACTTTCTGCCTGAGTACTCATCATCCTGCCTACATCGTAGGAGGTCTCCGCGCCCGAGGGAACATCCCGATTGTAACCCCGGCCGGGTTACCGTAATCGCGACGGCTATTACTTTGGTGCGTCCCGCCCACGCAGCGGTTGTATACTGCGCGCCGCCAGCGCCAGATTTTCTGATCGCCCTCGGACCTACCGATGCCCAGCGAGCTCTCCCGCGCCCGCCGTGCCGCGCGCTTTCTGCTGCGCCGCGTGCGGATGCGGCCGCGAATCGCGGTCATTCTGGGCTCGGGGCTGGGAGCGTTCGCCGGCCGGCTGCAAGACCGGGTTCGCATCCCGTTCGACCAGATCCCCGGATTCCCGCGTCCCACCGCGCCCGGTCACGCCGGAGTCGCGAGCTTCGGTGTGCTGCGCTCAGGCAGGATGCGCACGATTCCCGTGGCCGTGCTCGAAGGACGTCCTCATCTCTACGAGGGTTACAGCGCCGGCGAGGTCGTCCTCCCGGTGCGCGTCCTGGCGCAGATGGGCGTGCGCACGCTGATTTTGTCGAACGCGGCCGGCGGGCTCAGCCGCCGCTTCCCTGCCGGCCGCCTGGCGGTGGTGCGTGATCACATCAATCTGCAGGGTACCAATCCGCTGCGCGGGCAGCGCGAAGAGTTCGGCCCGCACTTCCTCGACATGACGGCAGCCTACTCCCCGGCACTGCGCCGCCTGGCCCGCGCGCAGGCTCGCCATCTGGACATTCCCCTTGGGGAAGGCGTCTATGCGGGCGTGCTCGGGCCGGTGTATGAGACGCCAGCGGAGATCGCCTTCCTGCGGCGCATCGGCGCCGATCTGGTGGGCATGTCCACGGTGCAGGAGACGATCGCCGCGCGCCAGATGGGCATGGAGGTGCTCGCCATCTCCGTGGTCACCAACCTGGCGGCGGGGCTGAGCAAGAGAAAGCTGACGCACGAGGAGGTGCTGGCGAAAGCGGCGGATGCGAGTGAGAAGCTGGGGCGGCTGTTGGAAAGCGTCATCGTCCGGATCGCGGACTCGTGATTCAAAAATCCTTGGCCGCGGATTGACGCGGATGAACGCGGATTAGCGCAGGACGCGCAGCGCGGAACGTCCATCCAGGCGCGGCAGGCCGGCCTCACCGGCCGCGGCGAGCGCGGCGCCGAACTCCTCGCGGGTGATGGCGCGGTTGATCTCGGCATGCTCGCTGTCCGTGACCTTGCCGGCGGGATAGTACTGCGCCATCACGTTGACGTAGGTCTCCGGGCCCAGTTCCTGGGCGATCCATTGCATGATCTGACGCGTGCCGGCGACGTCGCCAGGCATCACCAGGTGGCGCAGCAGCACGCCGCGCAGGGCGAGGCCATTTTCATCGAGGACCAGCGGCCCGACCTGGCGGTGCATCTCCTGGATGGCGCGGCGGGCGGCCTCGGGATAGTTGGGTGCGCGCACGTAGCGGCGCGCCATCTCGCCCTCCCAGAACTTGAAGTCGGGCATGTAGATGTCGATGATGCCGTCCATCAATTCGAGCGAATCGAGCGAGTCGTAGGCGCTGGTGTTATAGACCAGCGGCAGGCGCAGCCCGCCTTCGAC
Proteins encoded:
- the tatC gene encoding twin-arginine translocase subunit TatC; its protein translation is MPEAAMDAAGREGAQAEAAEPIAAMSFLEHLEELRRRIIYSIIGIAVGFLAAWSYADRIFGLMQQPIIEALRAHKLEDKLVYLSPTEPFNIYLKVGLLAGVFISAPFVLYQVWAFVAPGLYRHEKKYVLPFLGCTVGLFLAGGLFGYKIVYPAALDFLIGYGEQFRPMVTIGEYTDLFLTVILGLGLVFELPVVIFFLALMGVVDAGFLWRNFRYAILGAFTVAAILTPTTDVVNMTIFAAPLIVLYVLSIGIAWAVNPRRRARAAA
- a CDS encoding twin-arginine translocase TatA/TatE family subunit; translation: MNLGFPEMMFLILLALLIFGPKKLPEIGRQIGRGLAEFKRASNDFKHQLEDEVRQLEIEEERKKQIRAPEGTVAARSEAESSQIGAGTGAEGGSEPSAGSGPGAETETRTNA
- a CDS encoding RHS repeat-associated core domain-containing protein; translated protein: MGLHSLRVKTSSGKLYWRGMGVDTLAESNLSGSMTDEFVYFAGRKVARRLSTGDVHYYFADHLGSTRVLTSTGSYVEDLDFYPFGGLRSYYSSGSKYKFTGYERDSESNLDYAIFRHYGSTLGRFYQPDPLAGSVANPQSLNRYAYVLNDPSNLVDPLGLEWTCTDVTIDGTPTGQKNCVWHDDIPTDGPIAEGVENDAIGNGPGSAWCPVGIGLGMFLVPCGGRPAPQQPREPEKPKKPVPYDKACPGSSAVASFSLGGNILAGANVNITLGINSTGLTLSTRAAVLGNGISNGNRRWVNPVRFTFWASTSECGALVATATLNVEVTPHN
- a CDS encoding S41 family peptidase, with amino-acid sequence MAGRSRRSALLVLLVILACGSLGVLFGQRISPTPASGSEIEDQVRVFADVYRVVEDNYADPVNADKAIYNGAIPGMLRVLDPHSNFFDPKSYSLLREDQRGKYYGVGMQVGPRNNKVIVIAPFVGTPAYRAGIRPGDIIAAVDGKPTDNLSTGEVADLLKGPKGTPVRITILREGTDGPLEFTVVRDEIPRDSVDVHFELSPGVGYLHISSFNETTEQEVAEALEQFGELKGLVLDLRQNPGGLLSEAVAVADNFLRKGAIIVRHSGRASQEKVYRAREGNNGREYPLVVLVNRGTASAAEILAGAIQDHDRGLVVGETTFGKGLVQTVYPLSENTGLALTTAKYFTPSGRLIQREYAGVSLYDYYTNNGNGNNGGQREVRMTDSGRPVYGGGGISPDVKLESARTNRFQDSLLQRYAFFNFAKRYLLHRHVDRSFKVDDVVLIEFRKFLDDEKIPYTEAELLEVDDWLRSNIKAEIFIAEFGQQEGLRVRAETDPQVRKAVELLPQARELAENARKILAERNQSQTIPR
- a CDS encoding purine-nucleoside phosphorylase, which encodes MPSELSRARRAARFLLRRVRMRPRIAVILGSGLGAFAGRLQDRVRIPFDQIPGFPRPTAPGHAGVASFGVLRSGRMRTIPVAVLEGRPHLYEGYSAGEVVLPVRVLAQMGVRTLILSNAAGGLSRRFPAGRLAVVRDHINLQGTNPLRGQREEFGPHFLDMTAAYSPALRRLARAQARHLDIPLGEGVYAGVLGPVYETPAEIAFLRRIGADLVGMSTVQETIAARQMGMEVLAISVVTNLAAGLSKRKLTHEEVLAKAADASEKLGRLLESVIVRIADS
- a CDS encoding radical SAM protein; its protein translation is MSTALQTRATFQPAYLALWRSGELARRVERALAKLEDCVLCPRDCHVNRLADKFAVCRVGRYAHVASHFPHFGEEDCLRGTRGSGTIFFSGCNLRCVFCQNFDISWRLEGEVATPARLAEMMLELQARGCHNINFVTPEHVVPQILEGLLPAVEGGLRLPLVYNTSAYDSLDSLELMDGIIDIYMPDFKFWEGEMARRYVRAPNYPEAARRAIQEMHRQVGPLVLDENGLALRGVLLRHLVMPGDVAGTRQIMQWIAQELGPETYVNVMAQYYPAGKVTDSEHAEINRAITREEFGAALAAAGEAGLPRLDGRSALRVLR